CTTTTTTGATAATCTCATAAAGTTGTTCACGTTCCTGTTTTGATAATGTTACTCTATACAATTTTGCCATAACTTTAATATTTTAAGTTTTAGCAAATATATAAATTAAATACGTCATATTATAATTGACTTGACACTAGTTTTACTGATGATATCAATATCAATTGAAAACCTGTTCCCTTCTTTCAATAACAGAACCAGGCTTGTGCCACCTTTAAAAACAAATTCAAGTCCGTTTGATTTTAATCTCTCTAACAGATGTAAAGCATAAATCATTTTTTCAAGAATGATTTTATCAATTCGCCTGTGGTCTGAATGCTTTTTAAATTGATCCAACCACTCTTCCGTAAAACATTGTTCTTTAATCATCAATTATATCTTTTACAAGGTGAACCATATGGTTGGTTATGAATTGCTTAATATCCTGTTCTCGTTCTCTACGTTTTGCATAACTAAAAAGCTTGGTAAAGTTGATTGTGTAATTAGTAATTGCATTTTCGTAAATATGTATTAATTCGGAACCTTGCACGTAATAATATAGCTTCTCTTCGGCAAATAAATCCACTAGAATCTTTTCAAGCGATGGAGTGTAAAACTTAATCTTTTTTTCTGAAGTTTTTGTAAGTGGAGCTCGCGTAAGAAGTTTCTTTACAATAACTGGTTTGTTGCTTTCTGCTATATAAAAATCAATAGCTTTTTCATCTGGATTAAGGTATATCTCATTTTTTAATGAATCCTTTAGCTCATAAAATAAGGATTCTTCAAAACCTTTTTCAATTTCAATTATTAAAATTGATCTGCTTGTCTGGTGTTGAGTAAACTCATTTAACCATGATGTTTCCCAAACACAGTGCTTTACTTCATTAAACCTTTCCACTAGCTGTTTCGCAACTTTAAATGTATTTGGAGAGATGCCTGGCTTATATCTTGGTTTATATGAAATCATATAAAGCCCCCTTTTAATAGGTTTAATGATGTTTCTCTTTTTTAAATCATAGATTCTCCATCCAAAAGTTCCTTTCTTCAGTTCAGGTTCAAAATAACAATAGAAGTCAAAAAGCTCTTCTCTGGTAAAGTACTCTTTGTTTTTAAATTCTTCGATCAATCTATTTTCTATTATTTTGGTCATTTTAAATCCAATTTTTGCCAAATATACAATATTCTGGTTAATATTTGAAATCAAAAAAATGCCAGTACAAAGAAATACTGGTAAATTTTTGAATCAGCAGGATTGGGGAATTTGGCTCTTTTGCAGGCTAAAGCTTCTGCTTGTGTGTTGGGGTATGCAAATGTGCCAAATGTGGGATGACAATCTATGATTTCTATGTCAATAATTTAATTCACGGTCTTTTTTTTGGTATGGCACACAATATTATTATAAACAGAAAATTCCGTTTATTTCTTTATTATTATTTGTTTTAAATATCCATATCGTCGAAAGGATTAACAATATCATTGAACTTTGCGCTTGAAACATGTGTGTATATTTCTGTTGTTTTACTTGATTCATGTTCTAATATTGATTGACTTTGTTATAAATTGTCCACTTTCCAATAATTGACTTATGCTGAAGTGCCGGTGAAAGCAATTTCAAATATTCATTTCGAGTAAGTTCGCTTGCACCAAGGCTCAAAATATGATTAGTTGTCATTTGAGCATCAATAAAATGAAAATCATGTTCTATTAATTTTTGGCACAAATAATATAGTGCAATTTTGGAAGCATCAGATTTTCTGTAAAACATCGATTCTCCGAAAAATACCCTGCCAAGCGAAATTCCGTATAGCCCTCCAACCAACTCATCTTTATAAAATGTTTCCACAGAATGTGCGAAACCTTTTTTGTGCAACAAAATATATGCTTGCTGCATTTCGGAACCAAGCCATGTTTCGTTGTCTTGCCTGTTTTTAAGCGATGAACAATTTCGGATAACTTCTTCGAAACAAGTATCGAATTTAACCTCAAATTTCTTGCTACGAATTGTTTGTTTCAGACTCTTGGTAAGTTTGAACTCATCTGGGAAAAATACTGTTCTTGGTTCAGGCGACCACCATAAAATTGGTTCCTCTGGATTATACCATGGAAAAATCCCATTTGAATATGCCAGTAAAAGTCTTTCCGTGCTCAAATCTCCACCAAAAGCTAAAAGCCCATCAGCTTCAGAAAGCGAAGGATGAGGAAAAACAAGCTCTTTTGTCAATTGGAAAATAGGCATTTGCTGGAAATTGGAAACTGGAAATTAGAAATTAGGAACTCACGACTCATAATTATTTTACCTTGTAAACAAAAGTTCACGATATTTGGGAAGTGTCCAAATTTCATCGTCAACAATAAGCTCAAGTTTATCAATATGATATCTGATTTCTTCAAGAAAAGGAATTATTTTTATAGAATAACTATGAGCTTTTTCATAAACATCTTCAATTTTATTCGCTTCTTTTCTTGCAGAAACCATTTCGACTACGAGCTTTCGGATTGAAGAAATATGACGGGATATTTTTTTGATAGATAATAATTGGGTTTCAGAGATGGTTTTCATTTCTTCTTCGCCAAAGAGATTCTTAATTCCGCATACATTTTTGATTAAAGTATTTTGATATTGTATTGCGGTTGGAATAATATGATTTATTGCCAAGTCGCCAAGCACTCGTGTTTCTATCTGGACATTTTTTGTGAATGTTTCGATTCTAATTCCAAATCGAGCTTCTAACTCCCTTTCAGTTAAAATATTAGTATCTTTAAATAGCTTTTTAGATTTTTCGCTGATATATTCTTTTAAAGCCTCGGGAACATTCGAGATATTCGACAGTCCTCGCTTTTTTGCTTCTTCAAGCCATTCTTCGCTATATCCGTTTCCTTCGAATATTACATTTTTTGAAGAGATTATGCATTTTCGCAAAACCTTTAAAATAGCTTCGTCTTTTTTGACTTTCTTTTTTATTAAAGAATCAACTTCTTTTTTAAACTCGGAAAGCTGGTTAGCAACCGCTGCATTTAGATTTATCATTGGCGATGCGCAATTTGCCGACGAACCTACTGCTCTAAATTCGAATCTGTTGCCTGTGAAAGCAAAGGGCGATGTTCGGTTTCTATCAGTATTGTCTAACAGAATTTCGGGAATTTTTCCAATATCAATTTTTAGTTCTGCTTTTTCATCTGATGACATTTTTCTATTGCTTACTCTTTTTTCTATTTGGTCTAACATTTCGGCAAGTTGTTTTCCAAGGAAAACCGAAATAATTGCCGGTGGTGCTTCATTTGCTCCAAGACGATGACTATTTCCATAGGTAGCAATACTTGCCCTTAACAAATCGGCATTGTCGTACACAGCTTTAATAATGTTGATTAGAAAAGTAAGAAATTGTAGATTTTTTCTTGGTGTTTTTCCGGGCGAGAGTAGGTTTACTCCTGTATTTGTCATCAAAGACCAATTGTTGTGTTTACCCGAACCATTTACTCCACTGTATGGCTTTTCGTGGAACATAACTCTAAACTTATGACGGCGAGCAATTTTTTCCATCAAATCCATCAAAAGTTGGTTGTGGTCAACTGCAAGGTTTATTTCTTCAAAAACCGGTGCACATTCGAATTGATTTGGAGCTACTTCGTTATGTTTTGTTTTTAGAGGTATTCCGAGTTTCAATGATTCATATTCAAAATCTTTCATAAAGGAGGCAACTCTTTCAGGAATTGAACCAAAATAGTGATCGGCTAATTGTTGATCTTTTGCCGAAGCATGTCCCATTAGAGTTCTGCCTGTGAGCATAATGTCTGGTCTTGCTCTAAATAATGCTTCGTCTATGAGAAAATATTCTTGCTCAATTCCAAGAGTTCCGTGGACGCATGAAACTGCCCGATCGAAATAACTACAAATTGCAGTTGCTGATTTGTCTAATGCTGTGAGTGATTTAAGTAAAGGAGTTTTATAGTCGAGCGCTTCGCCTGTATATGATACAAAAATGGTTGGAATACAAAGTGTTTTGTCAACAATAAAAGCTGGCGATGATGGATCCCATGCAGTGTAGCCGCGTGCCTCGAAAGTGTTTCTAATTCCACCGCTCGGGAAACTTGAAGCATCTGGCTCTTGCTGAACTAATAGGTCGCCATGAAAATTTTCTATTACTCCGCCATTTTCTGTTGGCTCAAAAAAAGCATCGTGTTTTTCGGCTGTTGCTCCTGTCAATGGATGAAACCAATGTGTATAATGCGTGGCTCCATGATCTACTGCCCACGATTTCATTCCGGAAGCTATTTGATTTGAATTTTTTCTGTCGATTTTCCCACCTTTATCTATTGCTTGAACAACATTATCGTAGGCTTCTTTCGATAGGTATTCTTGCATGACTCTTCGGTCGAAAACATTTTCAGCAAAATATTCGCTTGTCTTTTTTGAAGGTTCTTTAACTTCAAGTGGTTTTCTTGAGAATACTTCTTCTAAAGCGATAAATCTTATTTTTCCCATAATGATTTTGTTTTTTATTTCAATACGGAACAAAAGTATATAAATATTTTAAATACCCCCTTAAATATTTTATCTCTGTTCAAAATATATTATAAATTTATTTTGAGTGTCTGAAATATAAACGGGTAATAAAATAATATATATTGTATTATGCAAATTACTGAAAATGAAAATCGCAAATTTTCATAGTAGAAAATTTGCGATTTTATGTATAATTCCGAAGAATTACTTTTATGAAATGTTGTCAGAAATTACTCGAACTCTTTCATAGTTTTTGTAATTATTTCGATAGCAGCATTTATTTCTTCTTCAGTAATAACAAGTGGTGGAGCAAAACGAATAATGTGGTCGTGAGTTGGTTTTGCAAGTAAGCCATTATTTGCTAATGCAACGCAAACATCCCATGCAGTTTTTCCGTCTTTTGGTTCAATGATAGCTGCATTTAACAAGCCTTTTCCTCTTACAAGACTGATCATGTCAGAATTAATATTTTTTAAACCTTCACGGAAAATTTCACCAAGTCGTTCGGCATTTTCTGCGAGATTTTCATCAGTAATTACGTCGAGTGCAGAAATGGCAACTTTTGCGGCAATTGGATTTCCTCCGTAGGTTGAACCATGTTGTCCGGGTTTAATTACAAGCATTATATCGTCGTCTGCCAAAACAGCCGAAACCGGATAAATTCCGCCTGAAATAGCTTTTCCAAGAATTAATATATCTGGGCGTACATTTTCGTGATCGCAAGCAAGGAGTTTCCCTGTTCGTGCAATGCCTGTTTGTACTTCGTCGGCAATGAAAAGTACATTTTTCGCTTTACATAAATCGTATGCTTTTTTCAAATATCCTTCCTGAGGTACATAAACTCCGGCTTCTCCTTGAATTGGTTCAACCAAAAATCCTGCAACATTTGGATCTTCCAAAGCTTTTTCAAGTGCATCTAAATCATCATAAGGAATTGTTATAAAACCCGGAGTATAAGGTCCAAATCCGTCTTTTGCATCAGGATCGGTTGACATTGAAATAATTGTAGTAGTCCGACCATGAAAATTACCTTCGCAAACAATTATTTTTGCTTCGTATTTTTCAATTCCTTTTTTATCGTAGCCCCATTTTCGGCAAAGTTTAATTGCTGTTTCGTCGGCTTCGGCACCTGTATTCATAGGGAGAACTTTGTCGAAACCGAAATATTTTGTAATATACTCTTCAAATTCGCCAAGAACATTGTTATAAAATGCCCGAGAAGTAAGGGTTAATTTATTGGCTTGTTGAGTTAAAGCATCTACAATTTTCGGATGGCAATGACCTTGATTTACTGCTGAATATGCAGAAAGAAAATCATAGTATTTTTTTCCTTCAACATCCCAAACATAAACTCCTTCACCTTTTTCTAAAACTACAGGTAGCGGATGATAATTATGGGCACCATATTTTTCCTCCTTACTGATATAATTTTGCGAATTTTCTTTAAGCATAATTTGTTGTGTTTTAATAAGTTAATAATTCAAATAAATTTTTATTTAATCATGCAATCTTAAGATAAGTTTTATGAATTTCAAAATAAATTATAATTATATTCTATGTGAAAATTTATAAAAAATGAATTAATTTTGTCCTGATAATTATTTTTATTAAATTGAAATAGAATGAAAAAATCATTAATAGGCACGAAAACAGAGCAGAATTTATTGAAGTCGTTTGCAGGCGAGAGTCAGGCGAGAAACAGATATGAGTTTTTTGCAAAAGTAGCGAAAAAAGAAGGATATGAACAGATATCAAGAATTTTTCAAGAGACTGCAAATCAAGAAAAAGAACATGCTAAACGATTCTTTAAATTCTTAGAAGGAGGAGATACCGAGATTACAGCCACATATCCTGCCGGAATAATTGGAGCAACAAAAGAGAATTTAAAAGCAGCAGCAGAAGGCGAAAATGAAGAATGGACTGAATTATATCCCGAATTTGCAAAAGTTGCCTCTGAAGAAGGATATCCGGAAATTGCCATAGCTTTCAAAATGATTGCAAAAGTGGAGGCTGAGCATGAAAGAATATATTTGAAATTGCTACAGAACATATCGGATGATAAGGTGTTTATGAGGGATGGAAAAGTATGGTGGAAATGCTTAAATTGTGGCTATGTTTACGAAAGTGAAAAAGCGCTTGAAGCTTGCCCGGCTTGCCTACATCCAAAATCTTATATGCAAATAAGAGAGGAAAATATTTAATAATTAACTCATTTTCAATATAATTGAATCAACAAGTCCATGACAAAATCATTAAATTCAAAAAAAGAAAACCTAATTCCGATAAGCATAATTGCTGTACTATTTTTCATTTTTGGCTTCGTAACTTGGCTAAATGCCACTCTTATTCCATATCTGAAAATAGCATGCGAATTAAGCGATTTTGAAGCATACCTTGTTACTACTGCATTTTACATTTCATATTTTGTAATGGCAATTCCATCTTCGTGGATACTCGAAAAAACTGGCTACAAAAGAGGAATGGCTCTCGGATTATTTGTTATGGCTCTCGGCTCTTTGATATTTATTCCGGCAGCTATGACTCGCATTTATGAATTATTTTTAGCTGGGCTTTTCGTGCAAGGCTTAGGATTGTCGATTTTGCAAACAGCATCGAATCCTTATGTAACTATCTTAGGACCAATAGAAAGTGCTGCCCGACGAATCAGCATAATGGGAATTGCAAACAAAGTTGCCGGAATTATTAGTCCTATAGTTTTAGGAGCTGTAGTTTTGAAAGGTACTGATAAAATTGTTGAAGATTTGAAATTAATGAGTATTGCCGAAAAAAACTCACAACTTCAGGAATTAGCCGAAAGGGCAATAAATCCTTATATAATTATGGCAATTTCTCTTGTAGTTTTAGCAATATTAGTAAAACATTCGGCTCTGCCCGAAATAGAAGAATCGAAAGATAATGAATCAGATAATCTGGGTGCTTTCCAGAAACTTAAAAGAGCTATTCGTATTCCTTATTTAGTGTTTGGATTTTTTGCGATTTTTTTCTATGTAGGTGCAGAAGTTATTTCTGTCGATACATTAGGATTATATGGAAATTCGCTTGGTTTTGGTGTCGAAGATTCTAAGTTTTTTGCATCCTTCACACTTTTTGGAATGCTTATTGGCTATGTGTTTGGAATTGTGGCTATTCCAAAATTTATTAAGCAAGAAACGGCTTTGAAATATTTTGCAATTCTTGGAATAGTTTTCACCATTGCTGCAATTTTCACCGATGGATACACTTCAGTACTTTTCATTGCATGTCTTGGATTTGCAAATTCTATAATGTGGCCGGCAATTTGGCCTCTTGCAATTGAAGGTTTAAATAAATTTACAAAAATTGGTTCTGCCATATTAATTATGGGAATTGCCGGAGGTGCAATACTAACACCATTGTTTGGAATTGTTTCGGAATATTCAGGAAATATGCAAAAGTCCTATTCTCTTTTGATAATTTGCTATTTATATATTTTGTTTTATGCTGTTTTTGGGTATAGAGTTGGAAGGAAAAATCTGGAAAAAATATCAAGCTGATTTTTTTCTATTTATAAAACATAGGTATTCAGGCGTATAGGATTGAGAAAATAAATTTGCATTATTTTTTTCATTCAAAATGATTGATAATAAAAAATAGTTGTACTTTTGTAGCGGGTAAGTCTTGTACGACCAGCTCCTAACGAATCCCCCAGGATCGGAAGGTAGCAAGGGTAGTTAGTCGTAGCGGTGCGATGCAAGTAGCTTACCCTTTTTTTATTTCATTTTTTTTGATACAATATTATTTCTTATATTTACACTATAAACAAAATTGAAAGGAATTCTAATATGCTATGTATTAAATGAATATACACCAAACCCCATAATTTGTATGTATTCTTATTTACAGTTTTTGCATACATTTTTTAGATTTTGGGTTAATAATTTTTAATTTATTGAGGCTAGAGCCCATATAATAAAACAATTTCAAGTGAACAAAAAATTCAGCTAATTCATTGTTTTGCAATAAAATATAAATTATGAAAAGAATAAAATTATTATTTATTATTTTAAGTTTTACTCATATTGTAAACTCGCAATGTACTTGGGACTTACCACCAAATCAAGTTAATCCTAATAATATTTCATGGTATGCTCTATTGGTTATTCCTACTCCTTATGGAGTTACAACTGTTAATGCTTGTGGAGTTATTCTTGATTCTCTTGATATAGTTGGTGCATTTATCGACTCTGCTAATTCAGGGAATCTAAAATGTGTTGGTTATTTAGAATATGATGGAGTGACCAATATGACTGTTAGAGTCTGGGGTAATTACCCTCCAAATTTTTATGGTCCTGAACCAGGAGATACTTTAATTTGGAAAGTTTGGGATTATTCTGAAGATATTGAATATTTTGTACATATTCCATTTCCTATATCTCCGACTGGTGGTTTAACATATGTTGTATATGGGGATTTTATAATTGATACAATTTACGCTGATATTTGGCCAAATATAGCTGCATCACATTTAATTGACACTAATAGGATTAGTTTTGAAAATCTTTCGAAAAGTCATCTAAATTCTTTTTGGGATTTTGGCGATGGAGATACTTCAAGTTTAGAAAATCCTATACATATTTATCAAGAAAATGACGTATTTACTGTTACTCTTACAATTTCAAACGACTGCCATAGTGTAGATACAAGTTTCTCGGTAAAAATTGAAGCCTACCCTGTAGCATATTTTGAATATTCTGTTTCAGCGAAAGAAGTTACTTTTGATAATCTTTCGAATTATGCTACAAATTATGTTTGGGATTTTGGCGATTCAAATAGTTCTATTGAAGAAAATCCGATTTATACTTTCGCAGAAGATGGAATTTATGTTGTCAGCCTGACTGCAATAAACTCGCTAAGCGATAGCATTTATATTGATACAATTGAGATTGAAACCAGTGGAATTGAAAAAATCCGCAGTTTTGAAATTGTTTATCCAAATCCAAACAGCGGTAAATTTCAGATTTTATTAAACAGAAAATGCCAAAGTATTTCGATTTACGATTGTCTCGGAACAAAAATTTTCGGGCAAGAAATTTCAAACTCTGAAATAGAAATTGATATTTCGCAACTTCCGGCAGGAATTTATTTTCTGCATTTTTCTTATAAAAATGGCTTTGAAACTTTGCAAATCGTTAAGGAATAGAATGTTAATTGAGAATTGTCAATTAACAATTAACAATTGACAATTCTCAATTATTTTTTAGATTTCAATATTAGCACCAATTCCGGCTTTCAAAGCTTTATCATAAATCAATTTTGCAGTAGCAACATCCTGAATTGCAAGTCCGTTCGATTTGAAAACGGTAATTTCTTTATTGCTTGTTCTGGCTTCTTTTTTCCCTATAAGAATTTCGCCAAGTTCGGCATAAAAATGAGATTCTTTGATTAAGCCTTCATTCAAAGGAATAATAATATCACCTGCCTCATTGAAACATGCTTCTTTTGAATCTCCTACAAATTTCGAGCGTAGAATTGTTTCAGTGTCAAGCTCACGGGCATTCGGTGTATGACTTCCAATTCCGTTTATGTGTGTTCCTTCTTTGAGTTTTGCACCATCGAAAAGTGGTGTAGCTGAGGAAGTTGCAGCACAAATAATATCGGTATCTAATAATTCATCAGGATTTCCGGCTATGGAAATTTTAAGATTTAGTTTTTCAGACATTTCATTTACAAATTGAGCGGCAGATTCTTTGCTAAGATCGTAAACCAAAACATTTGAAATGTCTCTAACAAGACTTACTGCCCATAATTGCATTTTTGCTTGAACCCCTGTGCCATAAATTCCCACTTTCTGATTACTATCAGTTCTGGCAAGATATTTTGTGGCAACACCACTTACTGCTCCTGTACGTACTGCAGTTAAATATCCACCATCCATAATGCAGTTTACATCGCCTGTTTCGGGATTTTGCAGCAGAACTTTTCCAATAGTTGTTGGGATATTAAACTTCTTCGGATTGTCTTTATAAACTGTTACAATCTTGCAAGCCAATGCACCCAAGTCTTTCAAATAAGCAGGCATATATAGCGAAAGTCCACCTGCAGGTTTAATGTTTGTTCGCAAAGGTAGAACTGCTGTTCCATTTGCTAATTCTATAAATGCCTTTTCAACTACATCAATGCAGTCCTTCATATCTAACACAGATATTACATCTTGTCTGTTTAAAATTAAAACCATAATTTCTTCCTATTTTTAATATTTAAAAATTAAATTTACATTCTATTTTTGTAAAGAAAATAAAATTTTGATTATGAAAAAAATAATAAATACGAAAAATGCCCCGACTGCTATTGGTCCTTACAATCAGGCTGTTGAGTTAAATAGAGTTTTATTTATTTCAGGGCAAATTGCAATTGATCCTAAAATAGGAAAACTAATTGCAGGTGGCATTAAAGAACAAACAGAACAAGTATTGGAAAATATAAAGGCTATCCTTAGCAAAGCCGGATATGATTTGACAGATGTCATGAAAACTTCATGTTCTCTCGCAGATTTAAACAATGCTCCAAAAATGAATGAAGTTTATGCAAAATATTTTACTGAAAATCAACCTGCTCGTGCTATGTTCGAAGTTTCGAAATTGCCGCTTGGTTCCTTGTTGGAGATTGAAACAATTGCCATGAAGTAAAAAGGCTAATTTTGATTTTGGATTTTACAAGGGAATTTGGTTTTACCGATGAAATAGGTTCTCAATTTTTGCTTGGATTAAATTTATCTTTTTAGTTACTGGTTTTTTTATTAATTTTGAAATGATACTTTAATTTTTTATTAATTAAAAATAGAAATTATGAAACACATTATTATTGCCATAGTATTTATTTTTGCTTTATGCACGAATCAGATTTTCCCCCAAACTATATCTAATGGTGATTTCGAAAATTGGACTGATAATAAACCCGATGGATGGGATACATCGAACGACGATATTGCAGTTTTTGGACAAACTGTAGTTGAAGAATATACTTCTGATCCCTTTTCCGGAAGTTCGGCAGTTTATCTCGAATCTAAAAGTATGGGACCTTTTATAATGACAGGGATCATCGTAAATGGATATTATGAGTTTGACCAAACTTTAGTTGAAACTATTCAAGGTTCACCTTTTACTGAACGTCCTGACAAAATGAAATTTGCCTACAAATGTGCCCCTGAAGCAGGAGATAATTGCTTTATTTCAATTGCTTTATTATTAAATTCTGATACAGTTGCAAATGGTGTTTTCACAAATTCCAACTTGGTTGAAACATGGACAGAAGGAGAAATTGTTCTAAATTATTTGAATTCGGATGTTCCTGATACTTTAATTATTATGGTAATGTCGTCGAAGGAAAACCATGGCTCAGCTGGACAAGGTGCAGTTGCCGGAAGTAAACTTTGGGTTGATAATTTTACTTTTGAAACTTCAAGTTCAGTGCAATCTGTTGATTTGCAGGATGGAAGTTTTGTACATCCTAATCCAACTTCCGGAATCTTAAATATTAGTAATGTCCAATTTGGAAATATTTCAAGCGAAGTAAATATTTATAATGCTTTAGGTTCAAAAATTTTGGAATCTAAAATAAATAAGCATATGGAGAGTAATTTTAGCATAGATATTTCAGATTTCCCGAAAGGAATTTATATAGTTCAACTTACATCAGAAACTGAAAATTTGATGCAAAAAATTGTATTGAAATAAATTTGCCTAAATTTTTATTTCTAATTCTATTAGAAATTCCGAGACAATATTTTTTACAGACCAGACTGGTTCTCGAAAACCAATCTGGTCTTTTCTTTTTAAAGTGAAAATAGATGATTATTAGTTTTGCAATAATATCTTTGCAGTCAATTATAAATATTTTTGTTAAATGAGTAAAAAAGAAAATAAACCATTGTTGTTGCTAACGAACGACGATGGAATAAATGCAAAAGGACTGAAAGTTTTGATTGAAGCATTTGCCGGTTTTGGCGAACTTTTGGTGGTAGTTCCTGACAAAGGACAATCGGCTATGTCTCATGCAATTACAATAAATCAGCCGATTTTTTTAAATAAAATTAAAGAAAAAGAAAATCTAACAATTTACACATGTTCGGGCACACCGGTCGATTGCGTAAAATTGGCACTAAACAAAATTACCAAAAGAAAACCAGATTTTTTAATTTCCGGAATAAATCATGGAACCAACTCGTCTGTAAGCATAATTTATTCGGGGACAATGGCAGCAGCTCTCGAAGGCTACATAAATGATATTCCATCGATAGGATTTTCTGTAATAGACCATTCGCCTGATGCCAATTTCGAAATTGCAGAAAAATATTCCAAAATTATTTTCAAAAAAATTTCAGAAAACAATCTTCCGAAAAATATATGTTTGAACGTAAATTTTCCGAATACAAAACCTGAAAACGTAAGAGGAATAAAGTTTTCGCGACAGGCAAGAGCAAAATGGGTAGAAGAATTTGAAAAACGAACAAACCCACACAATAAGGAGTATTACTGGCTGACAGGCAAATTTCAAAACTTTGAAGAAAATGCAGAAGATACTGACGAATGGGCTTTGAAAAATAATTACGTTTCAATTGTACCGGTGCAATTTGATTTTACGGCATAC
This genomic window from Bacteroidota bacterium contains:
- a CDS encoding leucyl/phenylalanyl-tRNA--protein transferase; the protein is MPIFQLTKELVFPHPSLSEADGLLAFGGDLSTERLLLAYSNGIFPWYNPEEPILWWSPEPRTVFFPDEFKLTKSLKQTIRSKKFEVKFDTCFEEVIRNCSSLKNRQDNETWLGSEMQQAYILLHKKGFAHSVETFYKDELVGGLYGISLGRVFFGESMFYRKSDASKIALYYLCQKLIEHDFHFIDAQMTTNHILSLGASELTRNEYLKLLSPALQHKSIIGKWTIYNKVNQY
- a CDS encoding glutamine synthetase type III, with the translated sequence MGKIRFIALEEVFSRKPLEVKEPSKKTSEYFAENVFDRRVMQEYLSKEAYDNVVQAIDKGGKIDRKNSNQIASGMKSWAVDHGATHYTHWFHPLTGATAEKHDAFFEPTENGGVIENFHGDLLVQQEPDASSFPSGGIRNTFEARGYTAWDPSSPAFIVDKTLCIPTIFVSYTGEALDYKTPLLKSLTALDKSATAICSYFDRAVSCVHGTLGIEQEYFLIDEALFRARPDIMLTGRTLMGHASAKDQQLADHYFGSIPERVASFMKDFEYESLKLGIPLKTKHNEVAPNQFECAPVFEEINLAVDHNQLLMDLMEKIARRHKFRVMFHEKPYSGVNGSGKHNNWSLMTNTGVNLLSPGKTPRKNLQFLTFLINIIKAVYDNADLLRASIATYGNSHRLGANEAPPAIISVFLGKQLAEMLDQIEKRVSNRKMSSDEKAELKIDIGKIPEILLDNTDRNRTSPFAFTGNRFEFRAVGSSANCASPMINLNAAVANQLSEFKKEVDSLIKKKVKKDEAILKVLRKCIISSKNVIFEGNGYSEEWLEEAKKRGLSNISNVPEALKEYISEKSKKLFKDTNILTERELEARFGIRIETFTKNVQIETRVLGDLAINHIIPTAIQYQNTLIKNVCGIKNLFGEEEMKTISETQLLSIKKISRHISSIRKLVVEMVSARKEANKIEDVYEKAHSYSIKIIPFLEEIRYHIDKLELIVDDEIWTLPKYRELLFTR
- the rocD gene encoding ornithine--oxo-acid transaminase; the protein is MLKENSQNYISKEEKYGAHNYHPLPVVLEKGEGVYVWDVEGKKYYDFLSAYSAVNQGHCHPKIVDALTQQANKLTLTSRAFYNNVLGEFEEYITKYFGFDKVLPMNTGAEADETAIKLCRKWGYDKKGIEKYEAKIIVCEGNFHGRTTTIISMSTDPDAKDGFGPYTPGFITIPYDDLDALEKALEDPNVAGFLVEPIQGEAGVYVPQEGYLKKAYDLCKAKNVLFIADEVQTGIARTGKLLACDHENVRPDILILGKAISGGIYPVSAVLADDDIMLVIKPGQHGSTYGGNPIAAKVAISALDVITDENLAENAERLGEIFREGLKNINSDMISLVRGKGLLNAAIIEPKDGKTAWDVCVALANNGLLAKPTHDHIIRFAPPLVITEEEINAAIEIITKTMKEFE
- a CDS encoding rubrerythrin family protein, encoding MKKSLIGTKTEQNLLKSFAGESQARNRYEFFAKVAKKEGYEQISRIFQETANQEKEHAKRFFKFLEGGDTEITATYPAGIIGATKENLKAAAEGENEEWTELYPEFAKVASEEGYPEIAIAFKMIAKVEAEHERIYLKLLQNISDDKVFMRDGKVWWKCLNCGYVYESEKALEACPACLHPKSYMQIREENI
- a CDS encoding sugar MFS transporter; the protein is MTKSLNSKKENLIPISIIAVLFFIFGFVTWLNATLIPYLKIACELSDFEAYLVTTAFYISYFVMAIPSSWILEKTGYKRGMALGLFVMALGSLIFIPAAMTRIYELFLAGLFVQGLGLSILQTASNPYVTILGPIESAARRISIMGIANKVAGIISPIVLGAVVLKGTDKIVEDLKLMSIAEKNSQLQELAERAINPYIIMAISLVVLAILVKHSALPEIEESKDNESDNLGAFQKLKRAIRIPYLVFGFFAIFFYVGAEVISVDTLGLYGNSLGFGVEDSKFFASFTLFGMLIGYVFGIVAIPKFIKQETALKYFAILGIVFTIAAIFTDGYTSVLFIACLGFANSIMWPAIWPLAIEGLNKFTKIGSAILIMGIAGGAILTPLFGIVSEYSGNMQKSYSLLIICYLYILFYAVFGYRVGRKNLEKISS
- a CDS encoding PKD domain-containing protein, translated to MKRIKLLFIILSFTHIVNSQCTWDLPPNQVNPNNISWYALLVIPTPYGVTTVNACGVILDSLDIVGAFIDSANSGNLKCVGYLEYDGVTNMTVRVWGNYPPNFYGPEPGDTLIWKVWDYSEDIEYFVHIPFPISPTGGLTYVVYGDFIIDTIYADIWPNIAASHLIDTNRISFENLSKSHLNSFWDFGDGDTSSLENPIHIYQENDVFTVTLTISNDCHSVDTSFSVKIEAYPVAYFEYSVSAKEVTFDNLSNYATNYVWDFGDSNSSIEENPIYTFAEDGIYVVSLTAINSLSDSIYIDTIEIETSGIEKIRSFEIVYPNPNSGKFQILLNRKCQSISIYDCLGTKIFGQEISNSEIEIDISQLPAGIYFLHFSYKNGFETLQIVKE